The following are encoded together in the Echinicola jeungdonensis genome:
- a CDS encoding RrF2 family transcriptional regulator has translation MMFSKACEYGIRAVIYIWSQSKQNKKLGVKDICKEIDAPEYFTAKVLQSLARQNVISSSKGPNGGFFIDKDQEQLRMIDLVIAIDGDGIFNGCGLGLKQCSEENPCPIHHDFKIVRDQLTRMLTEKSLKEVAAEVEEGHAILSRTGK, from the coding sequence ATGATGTTTTCAAAAGCATGTGAATATGGGATCAGGGCCGTAATTTATATTTGGTCCCAGAGTAAGCAAAATAAAAAGCTGGGTGTAAAGGATATTTGTAAAGAGATAGATGCTCCGGAATATTTTACGGCAAAGGTTCTTCAGTCTCTTGCCAGACAAAATGTTATTAGTTCTTCTAAAGGCCCCAATGGGGGATTTTTTATTGATAAAGACCAGGAGCAATTGAGGATGATAGATTTAGTCATCGCCATCGATGGGGATGGTATTTTTAATGGTTGCGGGCTTGGTTTAAAGCAATGCAGCGAAGAAAATCCTTGCCCCATCCATCATGATTTTAAAATTGTAAGAGACCAGTTGACCAGGATGCTGACCGAAAAAAGCCTTAAAGAAGTGGCTGCAGAAGTAGAAGAGGGTCATGCAATTCTTTCCAGGACGGGCAAGTAA
- a CDS encoding DUF4136 domain-containing protein, translating into MKRLKIIIPFIFLTLIIVGCSVTSSVVTDYDREANLREYQSYYWSDEFQLNKGQYDEPLFYNTLIKKRLKTAIEEEMRARGYELDPENPDLLIDSRVMVNQRSTSQNPYPISPYYNPYYYGYFGSQSSTMEKEGGIVVNLVDREERQLVWQGYVANVFQTETKDKQKEIREAIAKIFAAYEFRAR; encoded by the coding sequence ATGAAAAGGTTGAAAATTATTATTCCGTTTATTTTTTTGACCCTAATCATTGTTGGTTGTTCGGTAACCTCATCTGTAGTTACGGATTATGACCGCGAGGCCAATTTAAGGGAATATCAATCCTATTATTGGTCTGATGAATTTCAATTGAATAAAGGTCAATATGATGAGCCTTTGTTTTATAATACATTGATTAAAAAGCGATTAAAAACTGCCATAGAGGAAGAAATGAGGGCCAGAGGTTATGAATTGGATCCAGAAAATCCGGATTTATTGATAGATTCCCGGGTAATGGTCAACCAAAGAAGTACCTCACAAAATCCTTATCCAATAAGTCCCTATTACAATCCTTATTATTATGGGTATTTTGGATCGCAATCTAGCACCATGGAAAAGGAAGGTGGCATAGTCGTAAATTTAGTAGATAGGGAAGAAAGACAATTGGTATGGCAAGGTTATGTAGCCAATGTGTTTCAAACGGAAACAAAGGATAAGCAAAAAGAAATCCGTGAGGCCATAGCCAAAATTTTTGCGGCCTATGAGTTTAGAGCAAGGTAG
- a CDS encoding DUF6660 family protein — protein sequence MNWVETILRYYLLALMLFPCADQAQASALGDEVSVQWNQSQEHEHKHGTGKDHCSPLCVCHCCHLHFYVSPQFEFNLLSVFPKDFNEHSPFISGIQLFDFLKPPKPLALFSGEDCVLLVYLMFFIKL from the coding sequence ATGAATTGGGTGGAAACCATATTACGTTATTACCTTTTGGCGTTAATGTTATTTCCTTGTGCTGACCAGGCGCAGGCTTCAGCTTTAGGTGACGAAGTATCTGTTCAATGGAATCAAAGCCAAGAACATGAGCACAAACATGGTACTGGAAAAGATCATTGTTCCCCTTTGTGTGTTTGTCATTGCTGTCATCTTCACTTTTATGTTTCTCCCCAATTTGAATTCAATTTGTTATCTGTATTCCCAAAAGATTTTAACGAACACTCACCCTTTATTTCCGGTATTCAACTTTTCGACTTTTTGAAACCCCCCAAGCCCTTGGCCTTATTTTCTGGGGAGGATTGCGTCCTGTTGGTTTATTTAATGTTTTTCATAAAACTCTGA
- a CDS encoding CusA/CzcA family heavy metal efflux RND transporter, with the protein MINKLIDFSIKNKLFIGLLTLALVGAGIWSMKEVPIDAVPDITNNQVQVITQAPNLGTEDIEQFVTYPVEVSMANLPGVVEIRSVSRFGLSVVTIVFEDDMGTYLPRQLVAEKLTEVKEEIPKGFGQPSMGPISTGLGEIYQYTLKVDPKFSGEYSVTDLRTVQDWIIKRQMAMVPGVVEVNAFGGKIKQYEVAVSPDELKAIGITITDIFRALEENNQNTGGAYIERNHHANFIRGEGMARSLEEIRNIAIKTEGGLPIRIKDVADVRFGNAVRYGAFTKDGQGEAVGGMVLMLKGANSDEVIESVKTRIAEIQKSLPEGVRIEPFLDRSKLVADTTGTITNNLVEGGLIVIFVLVVLLGNWRGGLIVASTIPLSLLFAFVLMNVFDVWANLMSLGAIDFGIIVDGAVIIVESTVFFLYQKKISQNEIDQSTRDKVTADASKKMMNSAFFGQLIILIVFLPILALEGVEGKMFKPMALTFSFAMIGAMLLCLTYVPMMSSLFIRVNKNDKLSWGDRAVLWLEEKYEPLLRASLKKGKLLIGLSVVLFGMAVFIFTRMGGEFIPQLDEGDIAFHIILKPGSSLSESVETSSKIEQLILDNFPEVEHAMTRFGVADVPTDPMPMDIGDCFLILKPKDQWESADSKEGLIEKIKSTINVVPGVNYEFTQPIEMRFNELLTGVREDIAVKLFGEDLDVLAQKSREMGRIISTVEGVADMRVEATTGLPQMTVLYQRDKLAQYDLNVEDLNTVVQTAFAGKKAGAIFEGEKRFDLVVRLDSLYRTQISDVRNLYVNTPDGAQIPLKEVANISYQPGPMQISRDNTNRRTYVGINVRGRDIESLVKEIQQKLDAQLELPPGYYIRYGGAFENLERATNRLELVVPIALALIFILIYFALRSIRQTLMIYMAIPLAAIGGVFSLWIRGMPFSISAGVGFIVLFGVAVLNGLVLINGLNDLKSDGMSNLDERIRKGTRRRIRPILLTALTDILGFLPMAISTTSGAEVQRPLATVVIGGLMTSTLLTLFILPILYNWMESKKLSLNKNLLVLAILFMGLPAFAMAQEKPITKPITLEQAISKAVDRYPLIKSKKLEIEKQEALKKTAWELGRTQVFTSGEEISEGQGVYTTIGVQQQQIDVLGIGAKTKAQNQRVALAEAALDLSERELIREVSMAFSKVYVKHKQLLWWQKMDTLFQEFSKAAKLRYETEATSKLEWLASRNQVQKVTIKLEQAKRDYQMVLQRFNLWWENDTVFTANAQDLRTLIQLESQYQGQLNRHPLLQFAKRKMDLAQSEVKVANKDFLPTISAQYGIQEIGGQSGFSSFQLGLNIPLAFGPQQGRLQAAKVNERQTQEDFKLSQLKFRTTVQNLQEQFQKWKSSWEFFQKDALPLAREQENGAVTAYKSGAIDYVTFIQLIRDAMEVELDSWEALDQFLQTKFQLEFYLEPTKQ; encoded by the coding sequence ATGATCAATAAACTCATCGACTTTTCGATAAAAAATAAACTGTTTATTGGTTTACTAACTCTGGCATTGGTAGGGGCCGGAATATGGAGTATGAAAGAGGTGCCGATAGATGCGGTGCCGGATATTACCAATAATCAAGTCCAAGTCATTACCCAAGCACCGAATTTGGGAACCGAAGATATAGAACAATTTGTCACTTATCCAGTGGAGGTTTCTATGGCCAATTTGCCTGGTGTAGTGGAGATTAGGTCTGTTTCCAGGTTTGGGCTTTCTGTGGTGACCATTGTATTCGAGGATGATATGGGGACCTATTTGCCCCGGCAATTGGTGGCGGAAAAACTTACCGAAGTAAAAGAGGAAATTCCTAAAGGCTTTGGACAGCCATCTATGGGACCTATCTCTACTGGTTTGGGAGAAATTTATCAATATACCCTAAAGGTGGATCCCAAATTCAGTGGGGAATATTCCGTAACTGACCTTCGAACCGTTCAGGATTGGATCATTAAAAGGCAAATGGCCATGGTGCCAGGGGTAGTAGAAGTCAATGCTTTTGGAGGTAAAATCAAACAATATGAGGTGGCTGTTTCACCTGATGAGCTTAAAGCTATTGGAATTACCATTACCGATATTTTTCGTGCCCTGGAAGAAAACAACCAAAATACAGGTGGAGCCTATATAGAAAGGAATCACCATGCTAATTTTATCCGGGGAGAAGGCATGGCCAGGAGCCTGGAGGAAATCAGGAATATCGCCATCAAAACAGAAGGGGGGTTACCTATCCGAATTAAAGATGTGGCTGATGTCCGTTTTGGGAATGCTGTCCGATATGGGGCTTTTACCAAAGACGGGCAGGGGGAAGCAGTAGGAGGAATGGTATTAATGCTAAAAGGAGCAAATTCTGATGAAGTAATAGAATCCGTAAAAACCAGGATAGCAGAAATTCAAAAATCACTTCCAGAAGGGGTAAGGATCGAACCCTTTTTGGATCGAAGCAAATTGGTGGCGGATACCACAGGAACCATCACCAATAACCTTGTGGAAGGTGGCTTGATTGTCATCTTTGTTCTGGTCGTCCTACTCGGAAATTGGCGGGGTGGATTGATCGTGGCTTCCACCATCCCGCTTTCCCTGTTATTTGCTTTTGTTCTAATGAATGTCTTTGATGTATGGGCCAACTTGATGAGTCTTGGTGCTATCGACTTTGGGATCATTGTGGATGGGGCGGTAATTATCGTAGAAAGTACTGTTTTCTTTCTTTACCAAAAGAAAATAAGCCAAAATGAAATTGACCAGTCAACAAGGGATAAGGTTACGGCTGATGCCTCCAAGAAAATGATGAATTCTGCCTTTTTTGGTCAATTGATCATTCTTATTGTCTTCCTGCCCATTTTGGCATTGGAAGGGGTGGAAGGAAAAATGTTTAAACCCATGGCTTTGACTTTTAGTTTTGCCATGATCGGGGCCATGCTGCTTTGTCTAACCTATGTGCCCATGATGTCCTCCCTTTTTATCCGGGTAAACAAAAATGACAAGCTTTCCTGGGGGGACCGTGCAGTCCTTTGGCTGGAAGAAAAGTACGAACCTTTGCTTAGGGCCTCCCTAAAAAAAGGAAAATTATTAATCGGTCTTTCTGTGGTATTATTTGGTATGGCGGTATTTATCTTCACCAGGATGGGAGGAGAGTTTATCCCTCAATTAGATGAAGGGGATATTGCCTTCCATATCATCCTTAAACCTGGCAGTTCTTTATCTGAATCTGTCGAAACCTCTTCAAAAATTGAGCAACTGATTTTGGATAACTTCCCTGAAGTGGAGCATGCCATGACCCGGTTTGGGGTTGCTGACGTACCCACAGATCCCATGCCCATGGACATTGGGGATTGTTTTCTAATCCTAAAGCCCAAAGACCAATGGGAGTCTGCTGATTCCAAGGAAGGTTTAATAGAAAAGATTAAATCCACTATTAATGTGGTCCCCGGAGTGAATTATGAATTTACCCAGCCCATAGAAATGCGCTTCAATGAATTATTGACCGGGGTCCGGGAGGATATTGCAGTCAAATTGTTCGGAGAGGATCTGGATGTACTTGCCCAAAAATCCAGGGAAATGGGCCGGATTATTTCCACGGTGGAAGGGGTGGCTGACATGAGGGTGGAAGCTACCACAGGATTGCCTCAAATGACCGTTCTTTACCAAAGGGATAAACTGGCCCAATATGATTTGAATGTGGAAGATCTAAATACGGTGGTTCAAACAGCCTTTGCAGGAAAAAAAGCAGGGGCCATTTTCGAAGGGGAAAAACGTTTTGACCTTGTGGTCAGGTTGGACTCCCTTTACCGTACCCAAATCAGCGATGTAAGAAACCTCTATGTCAATACCCCTGATGGAGCCCAAATCCCACTAAAGGAGGTTGCAAATATCAGTTATCAACCAGGCCCCATGCAGATCAGCAGGGATAATACCAATCGCAGAACCTATGTTGGAATCAATGTCAGGGGCAGGGATATTGAATCCTTAGTGAAGGAAATCCAGCAAAAACTGGATGCTCAACTGGAGTTGCCCCCAGGATATTATATCCGCTATGGAGGTGCATTCGAAAATCTGGAAAGGGCTACTAACCGTTTGGAATTGGTGGTTCCCATTGCTTTGGCATTGATTTTTATCCTGATTTATTTTGCCTTAAGGTCCATTAGGCAAACCCTGATGATTTATATGGCCATCCCGCTGGCAGCAATAGGAGGAGTGTTTTCCCTTTGGATTAGGGGAATGCCTTTTAGCATCTCTGCTGGAGTGGGTTTTATTGTGTTATTTGGGGTGGCGGTGCTCAATGGATTGGTCCTGATCAATGGTCTTAATGATTTAAAATCAGATGGCATGAGTAACCTAGATGAAAGAATTCGTAAAGGTACTCGAAGAAGAATCAGGCCTATTTTGTTAACCGCATTAACGGATATTCTTGGCTTTTTGCCTATGGCCATTTCTACAACATCAGGAGCAGAAGTCCAAAGGCCGTTGGCAACTGTTGTGATTGGAGGATTGATGACCTCTACTTTATTGACCTTATTTATTTTACCGATTTTATATAATTGGATGGAATCGAAAAAACTTTCTTTGAATAAAAACTTATTGGTATTAGCCATTCTTTTCATGGGTTTACCTGCATTTGCCATGGCACAGGAAAAGCCAATTACGAAGCCTATTACGTTGGAACAGGCTATTTCAAAAGCTGTGGATAGGTACCCTTTGATAAAATCCAAAAAACTGGAAATCGAAAAACAGGAAGCCCTGAAAAAAACCGCCTGGGAACTGGGAAGGACCCAGGTATTTACAAGCGGGGAAGAAATTTCAGAAGGCCAAGGAGTATATACCACTATTGGGGTTCAGCAACAGCAGATTGATGTCCTGGGCATTGGAGCCAAAACTAAAGCTCAAAACCAGAGGGTTGCTTTAGCAGAAGCGGCATTGGATTTATCTGAAAGGGAATTGATCAGGGAAGTCAGCATGGCCTTTTCAAAGGTTTATGTAAAACATAAGCAGTTACTTTGGTGGCAAAAAATGGATACCCTGTTTCAGGAGTTTTCCAAGGCTGCCAAACTTCGATATGAAACAGAAGCCACTTCCAAACTGGAATGGCTGGCCTCAAGAAACCAAGTACAAAAAGTTACTATTAAGTTAGAGCAAGCCAAACGGGATTATCAAATGGTCTTGCAACGCTTTAATTTATGGTGGGAAAATGATACTGTTTTTACCGCAAATGCCCAGGATTTAAGAACTTTAATTCAATTGGAAAGTCAATACCAAGGCCAACTCAATAGGCATCCTTTGTTGCAATTTGCCAAAAGGAAAATGGATCTGGCGCAATCCGAAGTGAAAGTAGCCAATAAGGACTTTTTACCTACAATTTCAGCCCAATATGGGATTCAGGAAATAGGTGGACAATCTGGATTTAGTTCTTTCCAACTGGGCCTAAATATTCCATTGGCTTTTGGCCCTCAACAGGGAAGGCTTCAGGCAGCTAAAGTAAATGAAAGGCAAACCCAGGAGGATTTTAAGCTGTCTCAGTTAAAATTCAGGACTACTGTTCAAAATTTGCAAGAGCAGTTTCAAAAATGGAAGTCCTCATGGGAATTTTTCCAAAAAGATGCATTACCTCTTGCTAGGGAGCAAGAAAATGGAGCCGTTACTGCTTACAAAAGTGGCGCCATTGATTATGTGACTTTTATTCAGCTTATCCGTGATGCCATGGAAGTGGAGCTGGATTCCTGGGAAGCCCTGGATCAATTTCTTCAAACTAAGTTTCAACTGGAATTTTACCTTGAACCTACAAAACAATGA
- a CDS encoding efflux RND transporter periplasmic adaptor subunit, with protein sequence MNKPISIFKYIGIVLITLAVSCQQKQNNQGRETENGKENRIADNQHHSVSLTQSQVEALGIEMGKIPRKNLVSTIEANGVLEVPPQNEAKVTAIIGANVKSIQVIEGDQVKKGQALAYIHHPDLIKLQTEYLHDWSQLKFLEKDLERKKKLFEAEVGSGQDFQKVESEYNAMESKVKGLASQLKLLGVNAQEIQKKGPVETMAISSPIAGYIKEVKIKTGQYVAPQDNMFEVVNIEHIHADLMVFEKDVFKVKKGQKVRFRVETAPGEDLMAEIYAVGKSFEQAPKAVHIHAEIENKKGLLIPGMYVKGRVLVGESQQMALPEEAVVREGEKYYVFSGEKKEGQWLFSRHEILPGIRDNGWLEVNLINPGDSSQNFVMNKAYYLLAEMKKGEGGHHH encoded by the coding sequence ATGAATAAACCAATTAGTATTTTTAAATATATAGGAATTGTTCTTATAACCCTGGCAGTTAGTTGTCAACAAAAACAAAATAACCAGGGAAGAGAAACAGAAAATGGAAAGGAAAACCGTATTGCTGATAATCAACATCACTCTGTCAGTTTGACCCAAAGTCAAGTAGAAGCTTTGGGCATAGAAATGGGAAAAATTCCCAGGAAAAATTTGGTTTCCACTATAGAAGCCAACGGGGTATTGGAGGTTCCTCCTCAAAATGAAGCGAAAGTAACGGCCATCATTGGCGCCAATGTAAAATCCATCCAGGTCATTGAGGGGGATCAGGTAAAAAAAGGCCAGGCATTGGCCTACATCCACCATCCTGATCTAATCAAATTGCAAACAGAATATCTACATGATTGGAGCCAACTTAAATTCCTGGAAAAGGACTTAGAACGTAAGAAAAAACTATTTGAAGCAGAAGTAGGTTCAGGGCAAGATTTTCAAAAGGTGGAGTCTGAATATAATGCTATGGAAAGCAAAGTAAAAGGACTGGCAAGTCAATTGAAATTACTAGGAGTCAATGCTCAGGAAATTCAGAAGAAAGGACCTGTAGAGACAATGGCCATTTCCAGTCCCATTGCCGGGTATATCAAAGAGGTGAAAATTAAAACAGGACAATATGTGGCTCCACAGGATAATATGTTTGAGGTGGTCAATATTGAGCATATTCATGCTGATTTGATGGTATTTGAAAAAGATGTGTTTAAGGTTAAAAAAGGGCAAAAGGTACGTTTTAGGGTGGAAACGGCCCCAGGGGAGGATTTGATGGCAGAAATATATGCGGTAGGCAAATCATTTGAGCAGGCACCCAAAGCAGTACATATCCATGCAGAAATTGAAAATAAAAAAGGCCTTTTGATTCCAGGGATGTATGTTAAAGGCAGGGTACTGGTTGGAGAATCCCAACAAATGGCTTTGCCTGAAGAGGCAGTGGTCCGGGAAGGGGAAAAATATTATGTCTTTTCAGGTGAAAAGAAAGAGGGGCAATGGCTTTTTTCCAGACATGAAATACTGCCAGGAATAAGAGATAATGGATGGTTGGAAGTAAACCTTATCAATCCAGGTGACAGCTCCCAAAATTTTGTTATGAATAAAGCTTATTACCTATTGGCAGAAATGAAGAAAGGAGAGGGAGGGCATCACCATTAA
- a CDS encoding SRPBCC family protein → MERQKFKILINAKPEKVWKILWDDATYRQWTKVFSEGSRAESDWKEGSKILFLDGKGNGMVSKIEKLIPNKFMSFIHMGTIHEGKEDMSNKGEENWNGAIENYTLIAKNNQTELTVEMDIDHEYKEFFEETFPKAIQKVKELAEKEPAVSH, encoded by the coding sequence ATGGAACGGCAAAAATTTAAAATATTGATCAATGCCAAGCCTGAAAAGGTTTGGAAAATATTATGGGATGATGCCACCTACAGGCAATGGACCAAAGTATTTAGTGAGGGTTCCCGGGCTGAATCTGATTGGAAAGAGGGCAGTAAAATCCTTTTTCTTGATGGAAAAGGAAACGGCATGGTCAGTAAGATTGAAAAATTAATTCCTAATAAGTTCATGTCCTTTATACACATGGGAACCATTCATGAGGGTAAAGAGGATATGAGCAATAAGGGCGAGGAAAACTGGAATGGAGCCATTGAAAATTATACCCTGATTGCAAAAAACAACCAAACCGAGTTAACAGTGGAAATGGACATTGACCATGAGTATAAAGAATTCTTTGAGGAAACCTTCCCCAAAGCCATTCAAAAAGTGAAAGAATTGGCGGAAAAGGAGCCTGCTGTTTCCCACTAA
- a CDS encoding glycoside hydrolase family 127 protein, protein MLKRCLFLLLIFSPLWAYTQENALQTFPLNQVKLLESPFKNAQEVDKQYLLEMNPDRLLAPFYLQAGLEPKSPRYGNWENTGLDGHIGGHYLSALSLMYASTGSQEVLYRLNYMLEGLEECQNQDPDGYVGGIPEGKKMWDQVANGNIRAGGFSLNDKWVPIYNIHKLFAGLADAYNYTGSKKAKNILSKLSYWFLDLTDKLNDLQIQEILKSEHGGINEVFVDVAEITGDDQFLTLANRLSHQVLLQPLMAGKDQLNGMHANTQIPKIIGFFRVSQATGDEGLENAAQYFWNTVVEKRTVSIGGNSVREHFHPSDNFTEMLTSREGPETCNTYNMVKLSKYLFLENPELKYMDYYERALYNHILSSQHPEHGGFVYFTPMRPQHYRVYSNPHETFWCCVGSGMENHGKYGEMIYAHDGENIFVNLFIPSELNWEEKGIQLTQNTSFPKSEKSSLTLQLKKKKKFALYIRKPKWITGNMEIRVNGQKADYHSIHYGYIKIERTWKDEDQVEINLPMETQLEYLPDGSPWASFVHGPIVLAAKTDSSDLKGIIADDSRMGHIASGSLYSMDNLPILLQNNKIEDQLEPIEGKSLQFNLDPVVDSNRHLELEPFYQIHDSRYILYFPVSKPEEIAQTREWLTDIEKRSLELEKQTVDKITPGEQQPESDHFFMDKSSEAGVFQDRHYRKSSSWFGYQLRNGQKQAKKLRLTIHTSEDDFAFDIQLNGETFSTVRSEKLKKNEFFNDEGRFFEVDYELPENLGQEKTIDLKFIAKENLSTAKIFEIRLLK, encoded by the coding sequence ATGTTAAAGCGTTGCTTATTCCTCCTGCTGATTTTTAGTCCCCTTTGGGCCTATACTCAGGAAAATGCCTTACAAACTTTTCCTCTTAATCAAGTAAAACTTCTGGAAAGCCCATTTAAAAATGCCCAGGAAGTGGATAAGCAATATTTGCTGGAAATGAACCCGGATCGCCTTTTGGCACCATTTTACCTCCAGGCAGGCCTGGAACCCAAATCTCCCCGTTATGGAAACTGGGAAAATACCGGATTGGACGGCCATATTGGTGGCCACTACCTTTCCGCCCTATCCCTTATGTATGCTTCCACAGGAAGCCAGGAAGTATTGTACCGGTTAAATTACATGCTGGAGGGATTGGAAGAATGCCAAAATCAGGATCCGGACGGTTATGTGGGAGGAATTCCAGAAGGGAAAAAAATGTGGGACCAAGTGGCAAATGGAAATATCCGTGCCGGAGGATTTTCATTGAATGACAAATGGGTACCCATTTATAATATCCATAAACTTTTCGCCGGTTTGGCAGATGCCTATAATTATACCGGAAGCAAAAAGGCTAAAAACATCCTTTCAAAACTGTCTTATTGGTTTTTGGATTTGACCGACAAACTTAATGATCTACAAATCCAGGAAATTTTAAAAAGTGAACATGGTGGCATCAATGAAGTTTTCGTGGATGTTGCTGAAATTACCGGAGATGATCAATTTCTGACTTTGGCCAACAGGCTTTCCCATCAAGTGCTTTTGCAGCCTCTAATGGCCGGCAAAGATCAACTTAACGGAATGCATGCCAATACCCAAATTCCAAAAATCATCGGATTTTTCAGAGTGAGCCAAGCCACCGGTGATGAAGGTTTAGAGAATGCTGCTCAATATTTCTGGAATACGGTGGTAGAAAAAAGGACAGTTTCCATTGGAGGAAATAGTGTGCGGGAGCATTTCCACCCTTCTGATAATTTTACAGAAATGCTGACTTCCAGGGAAGGCCCGGAAACCTGCAATACCTATAATATGGTGAAGCTTTCCAAATACCTCTTTTTGGAAAACCCTGAACTCAAGTATATGGATTATTATGAAAGGGCTTTGTATAACCACATCCTTTCTTCCCAACATCCAGAGCACGGGGGATTTGTTTACTTTACACCCATGCGTCCCCAACATTACAGGGTGTATTCCAATCCGCATGAAACCTTCTGGTGCTGTGTAGGATCAGGTATGGAAAACCATGGTAAATATGGAGAAATGATCTATGCCCATGATGGGGAAAATATTTTTGTCAACCTCTTTATTCCTTCCGAATTAAACTGGGAAGAAAAGGGTATTCAATTGACCCAAAATACTTCATTTCCAAAATCAGAAAAATCCTCCCTTACTCTTCAATTGAAAAAGAAAAAGAAATTTGCCCTATATATCAGAAAACCTAAATGGATAACCGGAAATATGGAAATCAGAGTTAATGGTCAAAAGGCGGATTACCATTCCATCCATTACGGTTATATCAAAATTGAAAGGACTTGGAAAGATGAAGACCAAGTAGAAATAAACCTTCCCATGGAAACCCAATTGGAATATCTGCCAGATGGCAGCCCCTGGGCATCCTTTGTGCATGGACCGATTGTATTGGCAGCAAAGACGGACAGTTCTGACTTGAAAGGTATAATTGCTGACGACAGCCGAATGGGCCATATTGCCAGTGGATCTTTATATTCCATGGACAACCTTCCCATTTTGCTTCAAAACAACAAAATTGAAGATCAACTAGAACCTATTGAAGGAAAATCATTACAATTTAATCTAGATCCTGTGGTGGATTCCAACCGGCATTTGGAGCTTGAACCTTTTTATCAAATCCATGACAGCCGCTATATCCTTTATTTCCCTGTCAGCAAACCTGAGGAAATAGCTCAAACCAGGGAATGGCTCACTGATATTGAGAAAAGGAGTTTGGAGCTGGAAAAGCAAACAGTTGATAAAATCACTCCTGGTGAACAGCAACCGGAATCTGACCATTTCTTTATGGATAAATCCTCCGAAGCAGGTGTTTTCCAAGACAGACATTATAGAAAGAGCTCATCTTGGTTTGGATACCAACTTCGCAATGGACAAAAACAGGCCAAAAAATTGCGATTAACAATACATACTTCAGAGGATGATTTTGCCTTTGATATTCAGCTAAATGGGGAAACTTTTTCAACAGTAAGATCTGAAAAACTGAAAAAGAATGAATTTTTCAATGATGAAGGGCGATTCTTCGAAGTGGATTATGAATTGCCGGAAAATCTTGGTCAGGAAAAAACCATTGATTTGAAATTCATTGCAAAGGAAAATTTATCCACGGCAAAAATATTTGAGATAAGATTACTTAAATAA